The following proteins are co-located in the Larus michahellis chromosome 9, bLarMic1.1, whole genome shotgun sequence genome:
- the LOC141748809 gene encoding voltage-gated potassium channel KCNC1-like, giving the protein MEGSKEKIILNIGGVRYETYSSTLRTFPGTKLCSLTEPHAPSIYDYDPATKEFFFDRSAEIFSYVLNYYRTKHFHCPIDTCRSVLEEELAFWEINETQLASCCWLKLNNREVQPEEFNIWDENEHTDDQCLIVQTERRDFSWRTRWQPKIWAIFEKPFSSFTAKCLAFVSLLFIVGIVIIFCEETKAQFEFFTANFTSVGYSEVSHNNHEPHYHQAAYLLHLELFCVLWFTFEFSVRFCFCPDKKLFFQNPLNVVDFLSLFPVYIELFVAGQIQRMPSLGLWLGFVRVVYLLKLLKISKLIETPLILRVLCYTFKSILREICILLMILAFETLFFGSLFFYGELLGSHPSYMGELHFTDILVCFWWALITLTTVGYGDIIPLTTAGQVTAALAAVFGMLTIIIPIPIFLVKFKSYYDIAIFKQRLKRSKKQ; this is encoded by the exons ATGGAAGGCTCCAAGGAAAAAATCATCCTGAATATTGGGGGAGTCAGATATGAGACATACAGCAGCACCCTCCGGACCTTCCCCGGGACCAAGCTGTGCAGTCTAACGGAGCCCCATGCCCCAAGCATCTATGACTATGATCCCGCCACCAAAGAGTTCTTTTTTGACCGGAGTGCTGAGATCTTCAGCTACGTGTTGAACTATTATAGGACCAAACATTTCCACTGCCCCATTGATACCTGTAGGTCAGTCTTAGAAGAAGAGCTGGCTTTCTGGGAAATCAATGAGACACAGCTAGCAtcctgctgctggctgaagctGAATAACAGAGAGGTGCAGCCAGAGGAGTTTAACATTTGGGATGAAAATGAACATACTGATGACCAGTGCCTCATAGTCCAGACAGAAAGAAGGGATTTCAGCTGGCGAACCAGGTGGCAGCCAAAGATTTGGGCTATATTTGAAAAacccttttcctctttcactgcTAAG TGCTTggcttttgtttctctgctgttcATCGTTGGAATTGTCATCATATTCTGTGAGGAGACCAAGGCACAATTTGAGTTCTTTACTGCCAACTTCACCTCTGTTGGCTATTCCGAGGTCTCCCACAACAACCATGAACCCCATTACCACCAGGCTGCCTACTTGCTTCATCTGGAGCTTTTCTGTGTCCTCTGGTTTACTTTTGAGTTCTCCGTGCGATTTTGTTTCTGCCCAGACAAGAAGTTGTTCTTCCAGAATCCCCTGAACGTGGTTgacttcctctccctcttcccagtTTATATTGAACTTTTTGTGGCTGGGCAGATTCAGAGAATGCCAAGCCTGGGGCTTTGGTTGGGCTTCGTTCGCGTTGTCTATCTCCTCAAACTCCTGAAGATATCCAAGCTGATAGAAACGCCACTGATCCTCAGGGTTCTGTGCTACACCTTCAAGTCAATCCTCAGAGAGATTTGCATCCTGCTGATGATTTTGGCCTTTGAGACCCTCTTCTTTGGCTCTCTCTTTTTCTATGGGGAGTTGCTGGGTAGCCATCCCTCCTACATGGGAGAGCTGCACTTCACTGACATTCTTGTTTGCTTCTGGTGGGCTTTGATCACACTCACTACGGTGGGCTACGGAGATATTATCCCTCTCACCACAGCTGGCCAAGTGACGGCAGCCTTAGCTGCGGTATTCGGCATGTTAACTATTATCATCCCAATACCCATTTTCCTGGTGAAATTTAAAAGCTATTATGACATTGCTATCTTCAAACAGAGGCTGAAAAGGAGCAAGAAACAGTAA